From the Erythrolamprus reginae isolate rEryReg1 chromosome Z, rEryReg1.hap1, whole genome shotgun sequence genome, one window contains:
- the LOC139155016 gene encoding stress-associated endoplasmic reticulum protein 2-like: MRKGGGDATTAAQTPLPTARCSPSPAMSGVQRMKVANERHSKSITQRGGPHRAPTPQEEKTPVGPWLLALFVFVVCGSAIFQMIQSIRLGG; encoded by the exons ATGAGAAAAGGCGGCGGGGACGCCACGACAGCCGCGCAGACCCCCCTCCCCACCGCCCGCTGCTCCCCCTCCCCCGCCATGTCCGGCGTGCAGCGCATGAAAGTGGCCAACGAGCGGCACAGCAAGAGCATCACGCAGCGGGGGGGCCCCCACCGAGCCCCG ACCCCGCAGGAGGAGAAGACCCCGGTGGGGCCGTGGCTCCTGGCCCTCTTCGTCTTCGTGGTCTGCGGGTCAG CCATCTTCCAGATGATCCAGAGCATCCGCCTGGGAGGCTGA
- the LOC139154924 gene encoding polyamine-transporting ATPase 13A3-like isoform X1, whose translation MEGTATAYVDGNEEGNMEIRGYCPCGWKLALVLLGTVCSGGFLLLFLYWLPELSVKWTCRVVPLRDAQIVLLRSMDEFQTWSRERVHSLSAPGTDPLGFPQRPENKGPLGPARPMDDMGCEERLLSPLTCGEQVQVCFFTHHNIRYLWDAEAQAFRRLSALDRGQPCSSLHFAHGSGLPRGTQDYRKIFYGTNQIDVQVPSLAHLLIKEVLNPFYIFQAFSVVLWSLDDYYLYASAILFMSFVSICSSLYTIRKQYVLLRGMVSDHNVVQVTVLRGPYETEAILSTDLVPGDVLLVPPEGLAMPCDAVLLSGTAIANESMLTGESVPVTKTALPVPAQEADGPLRDPDYDPAEHKRHTLFCGTAVIQTRYYSGQRVRALVIRTGFSTSKGQLVCSVLFPKPLGFRLYRDAFRFVLCLVGVAGVGMLYSVIRSIQQAEPISRIILESLDILTITVPPALPAAMTAGVVYAQRRLRRKQIFSLSPQRINLCGQLNLMCFDKTGTLTEDGLDLWGFVQAEEGRFLPARLDPRDPHVASSPFVAAMAACHSLTTLEGHLSGDPLDLKMFEATGWILEEPTQEETALHDRIQPTVVYPPNCQLPALSEVPVGDEELLDMMRGSQIGILAQFPFSSSLRRMSVVTRTLGEKPLVAYMKGAPETVASLCCQESVPEDFSCVLERYTRRGMRVIGLASRQLESRYMWHKIHHVSRDAIEVNMAFLGFVVLQNKLKPDTVSILAELQRAAIHSVMVTGDNLLTAISVGWECGMIPAKGKVVLTEALPPRDGQPATIHWQHVDELPAVEAGLSQSEQQGPLEMKLLVEEAEPPMAAHPVVPDISYHFAMGGKSFAVLLDHFPDLLPKLLLCGTIYARMAPGQKTQLVEALQKMDYCVGMCGDGANDCGALKRAHAGISLSELEASVASPFTSKSPSISCVPDLIREGRAALVTSFCVFKFMSLYSIIQYLSVLLLYSVLSNLGDVQYLFIDMAIIFSLAFSMSLNSAWKELVPQRPPNSLVSPQLLLSVLIQILLSLAFQVGGFLLVQRQPWYPQEDGSCGGLSPNGSTSPNATAPSDAGGRDYDLVRSYENTTLFFLSCFQYVFVALTFSKGRPFRQPTCTNGPFLASLLLVSGFLLLLLLWPLPILDRLFQLACIPYKWRLVLLALAFSNLVLSLCLETFVCDCEVLWQRLCSGRQKEDCPRQAAFPQLELGERGAPMSSCCRQAAPQAKYQRLAQELLFDPDWPPQSKTSTLARVPPAETHA comes from the exons gaaATCCGTGGCTACTGCCCCTGTGGCTGGAAACTGGCACTGGTCTTGCTGGGCACTGTCTGCAGTGGcggcttcctcctcctcttcctctactgGCTGCCGGAGCTGAGCGTCAAGTGGACTTGCCGGGTGGTGCCGCTACGCGACGCCCAGATTGTGCTGCTGAGATCCATG gACGAGTTCCAGACCTGGTCCAGGGAACGGGTCCACTCTCTCTCTGCCCCGGGCACTGACCCCTTGGGCTTCCCGCAGCGGCCAGAGAACAAGGGGCCCCTGGGCCCGGCAAGGCCGATGGACGACATGGGCTGTGAGGAGCGGCTTCTCTCCCCTCTGACCTGTGGGGAGCAGGTGCAG GTCTGCTTCTTCACGCACCACAACATCCGCTACCTCTGGGATGCAGAGGCCCAGGCCTTCCGCCGACTCTCCGCTCTGGACCGAGGGCAGCCCTGCTCCTCCCTGCACTTTGCCCACGGGAGTGGCCTCCCTCGTGGCACCCAGGACTACCG GAAAATCTTCTACGGCACCAACCAGATCGACGTTCAAGTGCCCTCCCTGGCCCACCTGCTCATcaaagag gtcCTGAACCCTTTCTACATTTTCCAAGCCTTCAGCGTTGTCCTGTGGTCTCTGGACGACTACTACCTGTACGCCTCAGCCATCCTCTTCATGTCCTTCGTCTCCATCTGCTCTTCCCTCTACACTATCCGCAAG CAATACGTCCTGCTGCGGGGCATGGTTTCGGACCACAACGTCGTCCAGGTGACAGTCCTCCGAGGACCCTACG AGACGGAAGCCATATTGTCCACGGATCTGGTGCCAGGGGACGTGCTGCTGGTGCCCCCCGAGGGACTCGCCATGCCCTGTGACGCGGTGCTGCTGAGCGGGACGGCCATCGCCAACGAGAGCATGCTGACGG GGGAGAGCGTCCCCGTCACCAAGACGGCTTTGCCAGTCCCAGCCCAGGAAGCCGACGGGCCCCTCCGGGATCCGGATTACGACCCAGCCGAACACAAGCGGCACACCCTCTTCTGCGGCACCGCCGTCATCCAAACACGGTACTACTCCGGGCAGCGGGTACGGGCGCTGGTGATCCGGACAG GTTTCTCCACCTCCAAGGGGCAGCTGGTCTGCTCCGTCCTGTTCCCGAAGCCCCTCGGTTTCCGCCTCTACCGAGACGCTTTCCGCTTCGTCCTCTGCCTGGTTGGCGTGGCTGGCGTGGGCATGCTCTACTCCGTGATTCGCAGCATCCAGCAGGCG GAGCCCATTAGCCGCATCATCTTGGAATCGCTGGACATCCTGACCATCACGGTGCCCCCGGCCTTGCCAGCAGCCATGACAGCTGGGGTGGTCTACGCCCAGCGCCGCCTGCGCCGCAAGCAGATCTTCTCCCTCAGCCCCCAGCGCATCAACCTCTGTGGGCAGCTCAACCTCATGTGCTTCGACAAG ACCGGCACCTTGACCGAAGACGGCCTTGACCTCTGGGGCTTCGTGCAAGCAGAGGAAGGGCG CTTCCTCCCGGCGAGACTCGATCCCCGTGACCCCCACGTCGCCAGTTCCCCGTTTGTTGCTGCCATGGCTGCCTGCCACTCGCTTACCACTCTGGAGGGGCATCTCTCGGGGGACCCCCTGGACCTCAAGATGTTTGAGGCCACCGGCTGG ATCCTGGAGGAACCCACGCAGGAGGAAACCGCCCTGCACGACCGGATCCAGCCCACCGTCGTCTACCCTCCCAACTGCCAGCTCCCGGCACTGTCAGAAGTGCCTGTTGGGGACGAG GAGCTCCTGGACATGATG AGAGGCAGCCAGATTGGCATCTTGGCGCAGTTCCCCTTCTCCTCCAGCCTGAGGCGCATGAGCGTCGTGACCCGTACGCTGGGCGAGAAGCCCCTGGTGGCCTACATGAAAGGCGCGCCAGAGACGGTGGCCAGCCTCTGCTGCCAGGAGTCTG TTCCAGAGGATTTCTCTTGCGTGCTGGAGCGTTACACGCGAAGGGGGATGCGCGTCATTGGCCTGGCCAGCCGCCAGCTGGAAAGCAGATACATGTGGCACAAGATCCACCACGTTTCCCG AGACGCCATTGAGGTCAACATGGCCTTCCTGGGCTTCGTGGTGCTGCAGAACAAGCTGAAACCGGACACGGTGTCGATCCTGGCCGAGCTGCAGAGGGCCGCCATCCACTCCGTCATGGTGACAG GAGACAACCTCTTGACCGCCATTTCCGTGGGCTGGGAGTGTGGCATGATCCCAGCCAAGGGGAAGGTGGTCCTGACGGAGGCTCTGCCCCCCAGGGATGGGCAGCCGGCTACTATCCACTGGCAACATGTGGACGAGCTCCCCGCGGTGGAGGCGGGGCTGAGCCAGTCGGAGCAGCAG GGGCCTCTGGAGATGAAGCTGCTAGTGGAGGAGGCAGAGCCCCCCATGGCTGCCCACCCGGTTGTGCCGGACATCAGCTACCATTTTGCCATGGGGGGGAAATCCTTTGCGGTCCTCCTGGATCATTTCCCCGACCTACTGCCGAAG TTGTTGCTTTGTGGCACCATCTATGCCCGCATGGCCCCTGGTCAGAAGACGCAGCTGGTGGAAGCCTTGCAGAAAATGGA CTACTGCGTGGGCATGTGCGGAGATGGCGCCAACGACTGCGGG GCTCTCAAGCGGGCACACGCGGGCATCTCACTGTCGGAGCTGGAGGCCTCGGTCGCCTCGCCCTTCACCTCCAAGAGCCCCAGCATCTCCTGCGTGCCGGACCTCATCCG GGAGGGCCGAGCCGCCTTGGTCACCTCCTTCTGCGTCTTCAAGTTCATGTCCCTCTACAGCATCATCCAGTATCTCAGCGTCCTGCTTCTCTACTCG gTCCTGAGCAACTTGGGAGATGTCCAGTACCTCTTCATCGACATGGCCATTATCTTCTCCCTGGCCTTCAGCA TGAGCCTGAACAGCGCGTGGAAGGAGTTGGTCCCCCAGCGGCCGCCGAACAGCCTGGTCTCTCCACAGTTGCTGCTCTCCGTCCTCATCCAGATCCTTCTGTCGCTGGCCTTCCAGGTGGGGGGCTTCCTCCTTGTCCAGCGGCAGCCGTGGTACCCCCAGGAGGACGG GAGCTGCGGTGGCCTCTCCCCCAACGGCTCAACCTCTCCGAACGCCACAGCGCCCTCTGATGCCGGAGGCCGGGACTACGACTTGGTCCGCAGCTATGAAAACACCACCCTGTTTTTCCTGTCCTGCTTCCAGTATGTCTTCGTGGCCCTGACTTTCTCTAAGGGGCGCCCCTTCCGGCAGCCCACCTGCACCAACG GCCCTTTCCTGGCCTCCCTGCTGCTTGTGTCCGGCTTCCTTCTGCTGTTGCTGCTTTGGCCGCTGCCCATCTTGGACAGGCTATTCCAG CTGGCCTGCATCCCCTACAAGTGGCGCCTGGTGCTGCTGGCCTTGGCGTTTAGCAACCTGGTGCTGTCCCTCTGCCTGGAG ACGTTCGTGTGCGACTGCGAAGTCCTTTGGCAGCGGCTCTGCTCCGGCAGGCAGAAGGAAGACTGTCCCAGGCAGGCTGCCTTCCCACAG ctggagctgggggagaggggGGCCCCCATGTCGTCCTGCTGCCGGCAAGCAGCCCCCCAGGCCAAGTACCAGCGCCTGGCCCAGGAGCTTCTCTTCGACCCGGACTGGCCCCCCCAGTCAAAGACCAGCACCCTGGCGAGGGTGCCTCCTGCCGAGACCCATGCCTGA
- the LOC139154924 gene encoding polyamine-transporting ATPase 13A3-like isoform X2: MDEFQTWSRERVHSLSAPGTDPLGFPQRPENKGPLGPARPMDDMGCEERLLSPLTCGEQVQVCFFTHHNIRYLWDAEAQAFRRLSALDRGQPCSSLHFAHGSGLPRGTQDYRKIFYGTNQIDVQVPSLAHLLIKEVLNPFYIFQAFSVVLWSLDDYYLYASAILFMSFVSICSSLYTIRKQYVLLRGMVSDHNVVQVTVLRGPYETEAILSTDLVPGDVLLVPPEGLAMPCDAVLLSGTAIANESMLTGESVPVTKTALPVPAQEADGPLRDPDYDPAEHKRHTLFCGTAVIQTRYYSGQRVRALVIRTGFSTSKGQLVCSVLFPKPLGFRLYRDAFRFVLCLVGVAGVGMLYSVIRSIQQAEPISRIILESLDILTITVPPALPAAMTAGVVYAQRRLRRKQIFSLSPQRINLCGQLNLMCFDKTGTLTEDGLDLWGFVQAEEGRFLPARLDPRDPHVASSPFVAAMAACHSLTTLEGHLSGDPLDLKMFEATGWILEEPTQEETALHDRIQPTVVYPPNCQLPALSEVPVGDEELLDMMRGSQIGILAQFPFSSSLRRMSVVTRTLGEKPLVAYMKGAPETVASLCCQESVPEDFSCVLERYTRRGMRVIGLASRQLESRYMWHKIHHVSRDAIEVNMAFLGFVVLQNKLKPDTVSILAELQRAAIHSVMVTGDNLLTAISVGWECGMIPAKGKVVLTEALPPRDGQPATIHWQHVDELPAVEAGLSQSEQQGPLEMKLLVEEAEPPMAAHPVVPDISYHFAMGGKSFAVLLDHFPDLLPKLLLCGTIYARMAPGQKTQLVEALQKMDYCVGMCGDGANDCGALKRAHAGISLSELEASVASPFTSKSPSISCVPDLIREGRAALVTSFCVFKFMSLYSIIQYLSVLLLYSVLSNLGDVQYLFIDMAIIFSLAFSMSLNSAWKELVPQRPPNSLVSPQLLLSVLIQILLSLAFQVGGFLLVQRQPWYPQEDGSCGGLSPNGSTSPNATAPSDAGGRDYDLVRSYENTTLFFLSCFQYVFVALTFSKGRPFRQPTCTNGPFLASLLLVSGFLLLLLLWPLPILDRLFQLACIPYKWRLVLLALAFSNLVLSLCLETFVCDCEVLWQRLCSGRQKEDCPRQAAFPQLELGERGAPMSSCCRQAAPQAKYQRLAQELLFDPDWPPQSKTSTLARVPPAETHA; encoded by the exons ATG gACGAGTTCCAGACCTGGTCCAGGGAACGGGTCCACTCTCTCTCTGCCCCGGGCACTGACCCCTTGGGCTTCCCGCAGCGGCCAGAGAACAAGGGGCCCCTGGGCCCGGCAAGGCCGATGGACGACATGGGCTGTGAGGAGCGGCTTCTCTCCCCTCTGACCTGTGGGGAGCAGGTGCAG GTCTGCTTCTTCACGCACCACAACATCCGCTACCTCTGGGATGCAGAGGCCCAGGCCTTCCGCCGACTCTCCGCTCTGGACCGAGGGCAGCCCTGCTCCTCCCTGCACTTTGCCCACGGGAGTGGCCTCCCTCGTGGCACCCAGGACTACCG GAAAATCTTCTACGGCACCAACCAGATCGACGTTCAAGTGCCCTCCCTGGCCCACCTGCTCATcaaagag gtcCTGAACCCTTTCTACATTTTCCAAGCCTTCAGCGTTGTCCTGTGGTCTCTGGACGACTACTACCTGTACGCCTCAGCCATCCTCTTCATGTCCTTCGTCTCCATCTGCTCTTCCCTCTACACTATCCGCAAG CAATACGTCCTGCTGCGGGGCATGGTTTCGGACCACAACGTCGTCCAGGTGACAGTCCTCCGAGGACCCTACG AGACGGAAGCCATATTGTCCACGGATCTGGTGCCAGGGGACGTGCTGCTGGTGCCCCCCGAGGGACTCGCCATGCCCTGTGACGCGGTGCTGCTGAGCGGGACGGCCATCGCCAACGAGAGCATGCTGACGG GGGAGAGCGTCCCCGTCACCAAGACGGCTTTGCCAGTCCCAGCCCAGGAAGCCGACGGGCCCCTCCGGGATCCGGATTACGACCCAGCCGAACACAAGCGGCACACCCTCTTCTGCGGCACCGCCGTCATCCAAACACGGTACTACTCCGGGCAGCGGGTACGGGCGCTGGTGATCCGGACAG GTTTCTCCACCTCCAAGGGGCAGCTGGTCTGCTCCGTCCTGTTCCCGAAGCCCCTCGGTTTCCGCCTCTACCGAGACGCTTTCCGCTTCGTCCTCTGCCTGGTTGGCGTGGCTGGCGTGGGCATGCTCTACTCCGTGATTCGCAGCATCCAGCAGGCG GAGCCCATTAGCCGCATCATCTTGGAATCGCTGGACATCCTGACCATCACGGTGCCCCCGGCCTTGCCAGCAGCCATGACAGCTGGGGTGGTCTACGCCCAGCGCCGCCTGCGCCGCAAGCAGATCTTCTCCCTCAGCCCCCAGCGCATCAACCTCTGTGGGCAGCTCAACCTCATGTGCTTCGACAAG ACCGGCACCTTGACCGAAGACGGCCTTGACCTCTGGGGCTTCGTGCAAGCAGAGGAAGGGCG CTTCCTCCCGGCGAGACTCGATCCCCGTGACCCCCACGTCGCCAGTTCCCCGTTTGTTGCTGCCATGGCTGCCTGCCACTCGCTTACCACTCTGGAGGGGCATCTCTCGGGGGACCCCCTGGACCTCAAGATGTTTGAGGCCACCGGCTGG ATCCTGGAGGAACCCACGCAGGAGGAAACCGCCCTGCACGACCGGATCCAGCCCACCGTCGTCTACCCTCCCAACTGCCAGCTCCCGGCACTGTCAGAAGTGCCTGTTGGGGACGAG GAGCTCCTGGACATGATG AGAGGCAGCCAGATTGGCATCTTGGCGCAGTTCCCCTTCTCCTCCAGCCTGAGGCGCATGAGCGTCGTGACCCGTACGCTGGGCGAGAAGCCCCTGGTGGCCTACATGAAAGGCGCGCCAGAGACGGTGGCCAGCCTCTGCTGCCAGGAGTCTG TTCCAGAGGATTTCTCTTGCGTGCTGGAGCGTTACACGCGAAGGGGGATGCGCGTCATTGGCCTGGCCAGCCGCCAGCTGGAAAGCAGATACATGTGGCACAAGATCCACCACGTTTCCCG AGACGCCATTGAGGTCAACATGGCCTTCCTGGGCTTCGTGGTGCTGCAGAACAAGCTGAAACCGGACACGGTGTCGATCCTGGCCGAGCTGCAGAGGGCCGCCATCCACTCCGTCATGGTGACAG GAGACAACCTCTTGACCGCCATTTCCGTGGGCTGGGAGTGTGGCATGATCCCAGCCAAGGGGAAGGTGGTCCTGACGGAGGCTCTGCCCCCCAGGGATGGGCAGCCGGCTACTATCCACTGGCAACATGTGGACGAGCTCCCCGCGGTGGAGGCGGGGCTGAGCCAGTCGGAGCAGCAG GGGCCTCTGGAGATGAAGCTGCTAGTGGAGGAGGCAGAGCCCCCCATGGCTGCCCACCCGGTTGTGCCGGACATCAGCTACCATTTTGCCATGGGGGGGAAATCCTTTGCGGTCCTCCTGGATCATTTCCCCGACCTACTGCCGAAG TTGTTGCTTTGTGGCACCATCTATGCCCGCATGGCCCCTGGTCAGAAGACGCAGCTGGTGGAAGCCTTGCAGAAAATGGA CTACTGCGTGGGCATGTGCGGAGATGGCGCCAACGACTGCGGG GCTCTCAAGCGGGCACACGCGGGCATCTCACTGTCGGAGCTGGAGGCCTCGGTCGCCTCGCCCTTCACCTCCAAGAGCCCCAGCATCTCCTGCGTGCCGGACCTCATCCG GGAGGGCCGAGCCGCCTTGGTCACCTCCTTCTGCGTCTTCAAGTTCATGTCCCTCTACAGCATCATCCAGTATCTCAGCGTCCTGCTTCTCTACTCG gTCCTGAGCAACTTGGGAGATGTCCAGTACCTCTTCATCGACATGGCCATTATCTTCTCCCTGGCCTTCAGCA TGAGCCTGAACAGCGCGTGGAAGGAGTTGGTCCCCCAGCGGCCGCCGAACAGCCTGGTCTCTCCACAGTTGCTGCTCTCCGTCCTCATCCAGATCCTTCTGTCGCTGGCCTTCCAGGTGGGGGGCTTCCTCCTTGTCCAGCGGCAGCCGTGGTACCCCCAGGAGGACGG GAGCTGCGGTGGCCTCTCCCCCAACGGCTCAACCTCTCCGAACGCCACAGCGCCCTCTGATGCCGGAGGCCGGGACTACGACTTGGTCCGCAGCTATGAAAACACCACCCTGTTTTTCCTGTCCTGCTTCCAGTATGTCTTCGTGGCCCTGACTTTCTCTAAGGGGCGCCCCTTCCGGCAGCCCACCTGCACCAACG GCCCTTTCCTGGCCTCCCTGCTGCTTGTGTCCGGCTTCCTTCTGCTGTTGCTGCTTTGGCCGCTGCCCATCTTGGACAGGCTATTCCAG CTGGCCTGCATCCCCTACAAGTGGCGCCTGGTGCTGCTGGCCTTGGCGTTTAGCAACCTGGTGCTGTCCCTCTGCCTGGAG ACGTTCGTGTGCGACTGCGAAGTCCTTTGGCAGCGGCTCTGCTCCGGCAGGCAGAAGGAAGACTGTCCCAGGCAGGCTGCCTTCCCACAG ctggagctgggggagaggggGGCCCCCATGTCGTCCTGCTGCCGGCAAGCAGCCCCCCAGGCCAAGTACCAGCGCCTGGCCCAGGAGCTTCTCTTCGACCCGGACTGGCCCCCCCAGTCAAAGACCAGCACCCTGGCGAGGGTGCCTCCTGCCGAGACCCATGCCTGA
- the LOC139154924 gene encoding polyamine-transporting ATPase 13A3-like isoform X3 translates to MEGTATAYVDGNEEGNMEIRGYCPCGWKLALVLLGTVCSGGFLLLFLYWLPELSVKWTCRVVPLRDAQIVLLRSMDEFQTWSRERVHSLSAPGTDPLGFPQRPENKGPLGPARPMDDMGCEERLLSPLTCGEQVQVCFFTHHNIRYLWDAEAQAFRRLSALDRGQPCSSLHFAHGSGLPRGTQDYRKIFYGTNQIDVQVPSLAHLLIKEVLNPFYIFQAFSVVLWSLDDYYLYASAILFMSFVSICSSLYTIRKQYVLLRGMVSDHNVVQVTVLRGPYETEAILSTDLVPGDVLLVPPEGLAMPCDAVLLSGTAIANESMLTGESVPVTKTALPVPAQEADGPLRDPDYDPAEHKRHTLFCGTAVIQTRYYSGQRVRALVIRTGFSTSKGQLVCSVLFPKPLGFRLYRDAFRFVLCLVGVAGVGMLYSVIRSIQQAEPISRIILESLDILTITVPPALPAAMTAGVVYAQRRLRRKQIFSLSPQRINLCGQLNLMCFDKTGTLTEDGLDLWGFVQAEEGRFLPARLDPRDPHVASSPFVAAMAACHSLTTLEGHLSGDPLDLKMFEATGWILEEPTQEETALHDRIQPTVVYPPNCQLPALSEVPVGDEELLDMMRGSQIGILAQFPFSSSLRRMSVVTRTLGEKPLVAYMKGAPETVASLCCQESVPEDFSCVLERYTRRGMRVIGLASRQLESRYMWHKIHHVSRDAIEVNMAFLGFVVLQNKLKPDTVSILAELQRAAIHSVMVTGDNLLTAISVGWECGMIPAKGKVVLTEALPPRDGQPATIHWQHVDELPAVEAGLSQSEQQGPLEMKLLVEEAEPPMAAHPVVPDISYHFAMGGKSFAVLLDHFPDLLPKLLLCGTIYARMAPGQKTQLVEALQKMDYCVGMCGDGANDCGALKRAHAGISLSELEASVASPFTSKSPSISCVPDLIREGRAALVTSFCVFKFMSLYSIIQYLSVLLLYSVLSNLGDVQYLFIDMAIIFSLAFSSRLLTLHHGCSPPLLPQ, encoded by the exons gaaATCCGTGGCTACTGCCCCTGTGGCTGGAAACTGGCACTGGTCTTGCTGGGCACTGTCTGCAGTGGcggcttcctcctcctcttcctctactgGCTGCCGGAGCTGAGCGTCAAGTGGACTTGCCGGGTGGTGCCGCTACGCGACGCCCAGATTGTGCTGCTGAGATCCATG gACGAGTTCCAGACCTGGTCCAGGGAACGGGTCCACTCTCTCTCTGCCCCGGGCACTGACCCCTTGGGCTTCCCGCAGCGGCCAGAGAACAAGGGGCCCCTGGGCCCGGCAAGGCCGATGGACGACATGGGCTGTGAGGAGCGGCTTCTCTCCCCTCTGACCTGTGGGGAGCAGGTGCAG GTCTGCTTCTTCACGCACCACAACATCCGCTACCTCTGGGATGCAGAGGCCCAGGCCTTCCGCCGACTCTCCGCTCTGGACCGAGGGCAGCCCTGCTCCTCCCTGCACTTTGCCCACGGGAGTGGCCTCCCTCGTGGCACCCAGGACTACCG GAAAATCTTCTACGGCACCAACCAGATCGACGTTCAAGTGCCCTCCCTGGCCCACCTGCTCATcaaagag gtcCTGAACCCTTTCTACATTTTCCAAGCCTTCAGCGTTGTCCTGTGGTCTCTGGACGACTACTACCTGTACGCCTCAGCCATCCTCTTCATGTCCTTCGTCTCCATCTGCTCTTCCCTCTACACTATCCGCAAG CAATACGTCCTGCTGCGGGGCATGGTTTCGGACCACAACGTCGTCCAGGTGACAGTCCTCCGAGGACCCTACG AGACGGAAGCCATATTGTCCACGGATCTGGTGCCAGGGGACGTGCTGCTGGTGCCCCCCGAGGGACTCGCCATGCCCTGTGACGCGGTGCTGCTGAGCGGGACGGCCATCGCCAACGAGAGCATGCTGACGG GGGAGAGCGTCCCCGTCACCAAGACGGCTTTGCCAGTCCCAGCCCAGGAAGCCGACGGGCCCCTCCGGGATCCGGATTACGACCCAGCCGAACACAAGCGGCACACCCTCTTCTGCGGCACCGCCGTCATCCAAACACGGTACTACTCCGGGCAGCGGGTACGGGCGCTGGTGATCCGGACAG GTTTCTCCACCTCCAAGGGGCAGCTGGTCTGCTCCGTCCTGTTCCCGAAGCCCCTCGGTTTCCGCCTCTACCGAGACGCTTTCCGCTTCGTCCTCTGCCTGGTTGGCGTGGCTGGCGTGGGCATGCTCTACTCCGTGATTCGCAGCATCCAGCAGGCG GAGCCCATTAGCCGCATCATCTTGGAATCGCTGGACATCCTGACCATCACGGTGCCCCCGGCCTTGCCAGCAGCCATGACAGCTGGGGTGGTCTACGCCCAGCGCCGCCTGCGCCGCAAGCAGATCTTCTCCCTCAGCCCCCAGCGCATCAACCTCTGTGGGCAGCTCAACCTCATGTGCTTCGACAAG ACCGGCACCTTGACCGAAGACGGCCTTGACCTCTGGGGCTTCGTGCAAGCAGAGGAAGGGCG CTTCCTCCCGGCGAGACTCGATCCCCGTGACCCCCACGTCGCCAGTTCCCCGTTTGTTGCTGCCATGGCTGCCTGCCACTCGCTTACCACTCTGGAGGGGCATCTCTCGGGGGACCCCCTGGACCTCAAGATGTTTGAGGCCACCGGCTGG ATCCTGGAGGAACCCACGCAGGAGGAAACCGCCCTGCACGACCGGATCCAGCCCACCGTCGTCTACCCTCCCAACTGCCAGCTCCCGGCACTGTCAGAAGTGCCTGTTGGGGACGAG GAGCTCCTGGACATGATG AGAGGCAGCCAGATTGGCATCTTGGCGCAGTTCCCCTTCTCCTCCAGCCTGAGGCGCATGAGCGTCGTGACCCGTACGCTGGGCGAGAAGCCCCTGGTGGCCTACATGAAAGGCGCGCCAGAGACGGTGGCCAGCCTCTGCTGCCAGGAGTCTG TTCCAGAGGATTTCTCTTGCGTGCTGGAGCGTTACACGCGAAGGGGGATGCGCGTCATTGGCCTGGCCAGCCGCCAGCTGGAAAGCAGATACATGTGGCACAAGATCCACCACGTTTCCCG AGACGCCATTGAGGTCAACATGGCCTTCCTGGGCTTCGTGGTGCTGCAGAACAAGCTGAAACCGGACACGGTGTCGATCCTGGCCGAGCTGCAGAGGGCCGCCATCCACTCCGTCATGGTGACAG GAGACAACCTCTTGACCGCCATTTCCGTGGGCTGGGAGTGTGGCATGATCCCAGCCAAGGGGAAGGTGGTCCTGACGGAGGCTCTGCCCCCCAGGGATGGGCAGCCGGCTACTATCCACTGGCAACATGTGGACGAGCTCCCCGCGGTGGAGGCGGGGCTGAGCCAGTCGGAGCAGCAG GGGCCTCTGGAGATGAAGCTGCTAGTGGAGGAGGCAGAGCCCCCCATGGCTGCCCACCCGGTTGTGCCGGACATCAGCTACCATTTTGCCATGGGGGGGAAATCCTTTGCGGTCCTCCTGGATCATTTCCCCGACCTACTGCCGAAG TTGTTGCTTTGTGGCACCATCTATGCCCGCATGGCCCCTGGTCAGAAGACGCAGCTGGTGGAAGCCTTGCAGAAAATGGA CTACTGCGTGGGCATGTGCGGAGATGGCGCCAACGACTGCGGG GCTCTCAAGCGGGCACACGCGGGCATCTCACTGTCGGAGCTGGAGGCCTCGGTCGCCTCGCCCTTCACCTCCAAGAGCCCCAGCATCTCCTGCGTGCCGGACCTCATCCG GGAGGGCCGAGCCGCCTTGGTCACCTCCTTCTGCGTCTTCAAGTTCATGTCCCTCTACAGCATCATCCAGTATCTCAGCGTCCTGCTTCTCTACTCG gTCCTGAGCAACTTGGGAGATGTCCAGTACCTCTTCATCGACATGGCCATTATCTTCTCCCTGGCCTTCAGCA GCCGGCTTCTGACCCTCCACCATggctgctcccccccccttctcccccagTGA